Below is a genomic region from Neisseria arctica.
ATACTCGCGCAGCGATTTTCAGCCAAGTTGGTAAAAAAACGGAAATGTTCGCGCGTTTTACTACTGTAGCTGGTGAACGCGGTGCAGCCGATGCCGAACGCGATATCCGCGGTTTTGCCTTGAAGTTTTACACCGAAGAAGGCAACTGGGACATGGTCGGCAACAACACACCCGTATTCTTTTTGCGAGACCCGCGTAAGTTCCCCGATTTGAACAAGGCGGTTAAGCGCGATCCGCGTACCAATATGCGCAGTGCTACCAATAACTGGGATTTTTGGACACTGCTGCCTGAAGCTCTGCATCAAGTTACCATTGTGATGAGTGACCGCGGTATTCCTGCCAGCTACCGCCATATGCATGGTTTCGGCTCGCATACCTACAGCTTTATCAATGCACAAAATGAACGTTTTTGGGTGAAATTCCACTTCATTACGCAGCAAGGCATTAAAAACCTGAGCAACGCCGAAGCGGAAGCCTTAATCGGTCAAGACCGTGAAAGCCATCAGAAAGATTTATACGAAGCCATTGAGCGCGGAGAGTTTCCGAAATGGAAAATGTGTGTGCAAATTATGCCCGAAGCTGATGCGGAAAAAGTACCTTACCATCCGTTTGATCTGACCAAAGTATGGCCTAAAGGTGATTATCCGCTGATTGAAGTCGGTGAGTTCGAGTTAAACCGTAATCCGGAAAACTTCTTCTTAGATGTCGAACAATCTGCCTTTGCTCCAAGCAATCTGGTTCCTGGTATCAGCGTATCGCCTGACCGCATGTTGCAAGCACGTCTGTTCAACTATGCAGATGCGCAACGCTATCGATTGGGTGTAAACCACCATCAAACCCCGGTAAATGCAGCCCGTTGCCCCGTGCACAGCAACCACCGCGACGGTATGGGTCGTGTCGATGCCAACTACGGCAGCGCCCCGCATTACGAACCCAACAGCTTCGGCCAGTGGCAGGAACAACCTCAATACAAAGAACCGCCGCTGAAAATCAACGGTGATGCCGACTTCTGGAACTACCGTGAAGACGATGCCGACTACTTCAGCCAACCCCGCGCCTTGTTCAAATTAATGAACGATAAGCAAAAGCAAGCTTTGTTTGATAATACCGCTGCTGCAATGGGCGATGCTCTAGACTTTATCAAATACCGTCATATCCGTAACTGCTATGCTTGCGATCCGGCTTACGGC
It encodes:
- a CDS encoding catalase; translation: MSKCPATHLTTNGGAPVVDNQNSLTAGPRGPLLAQDLWLNEKLANFVREVIPERRMHAKGSGAFGTFTVTNDITRYTRAAIFSQVGKKTEMFARFTTVAGERGAADAERDIRGFALKFYTEEGNWDMVGNNTPVFFLRDPRKFPDLNKAVKRDPRTNMRSATNNWDFWTLLPEALHQVTIVMSDRGIPASYRHMHGFGSHTYSFINAQNERFWVKFHFITQQGIKNLSNAEAEALIGQDRESHQKDLYEAIERGEFPKWKMCVQIMPEADAEKVPYHPFDLTKVWPKGDYPLIEVGEFELNRNPENFFLDVEQSAFAPSNLVPGISVSPDRMLQARLFNYADAQRYRLGVNHHQTPVNAARCPVHSNHRDGMGRVDANYGSAPHYEPNSFGQWQEQPQYKEPPLKINGDADFWNYREDDADYFSQPRALFKLMNDKQKQALFDNTAAAMGDALDFIKYRHIRNCYACDPAYGEGVAKALGMTVADAQAARESDPALGQPGLL